The following are encoded in a window of Polynucleobacter sp. AP-Kolm-20A-A1 genomic DNA:
- a CDS encoding fumarylacetoacetate hydrolase family protein, which produces MAQWLRFQHQGKSGLGQVHGDQIAVYEGDLFNGPKATGQTLNLSDVTIDIPCTPSKMVAMVDNFHALVTKLEHAVPAEPLYFLKGNNSFLAANQVIRTPKSYSGKVVYEGELGIVIGKRCHEVDEAEAAKAIFGYTCINDVTAIEILNRDPGYAQWTRSKSFNTFGVFGPYITTDVDPSKLTIKTILNDQERQNYPVADMIFSPAKLVSLISQDVPLEAGDIIACGTSVGVGSMKPGSNVSIIIDGVGRLDNRFE; this is translated from the coding sequence ATGGCTCAATGGCTTAGATTTCAACACCAAGGAAAAAGTGGTTTAGGGCAAGTACATGGCGATCAAATTGCAGTGTACGAGGGTGATTTATTCAATGGGCCTAAAGCGACTGGGCAAACCCTCAATTTGAGTGATGTCACCATCGACATTCCGTGTACGCCATCCAAAATGGTTGCGATGGTAGATAACTTCCATGCTCTAGTTACCAAGCTTGAGCATGCGGTACCCGCAGAGCCCTTGTACTTCCTCAAAGGAAACAACTCTTTTCTTGCAGCCAACCAAGTTATTCGTACGCCAAAGTCTTATTCAGGCAAAGTAGTTTATGAAGGCGAGTTGGGAATTGTGATTGGCAAACGTTGTCATGAAGTGGATGAAGCGGAAGCTGCTAAAGCCATTTTTGGTTACACCTGCATTAACGACGTCACTGCGATTGAGATTCTCAATCGTGATCCTGGTTATGCGCAATGGACCCGCTCCAAGAGCTTTAATACCTTTGGTGTATTTGGTCCATACATCACCACTGATGTTGATCCGAGTAAGCTCACTATCAAAACCATCCTCAATGATCAAGAGCGTCAAAACTATCCTGTTGCGGATATGATTTTCTCGCCTGCAAAGCTAGTCAGTCTGATTTCTCAGGATGTCCCTCTAGAAGCTGGCGACATCATTGCCTGTGGCACCTCGGTAGGCGTTGGCTCCATGAAACCAGGCAGCAATGTCAGCATCATTATTGATGGGGTTGGTCGCTTAGACAATCGCTTCGAATAA